A portion of the Rhinolophus sinicus isolate RSC01 linkage group LG03, ASM3656204v1, whole genome shotgun sequence genome contains these proteins:
- the PCOLCE gene encoding procollagen C-endopeptidase enhancer 1 isoform X1: MLPAATASLLGPLLTAWALLPFAQGQTPNYTRPVFLCGGDVTGESGYVASEGFPNLYPPNKECVWTITVPEGQTVSLSFRVFDLELHPACRYDALEVFAGSGTSGQRLGRFCGTFRPAPLVAPGNQVTLRMTADEGTGGRGFLLWYSGRATSGTGPPPGARRKWVTDPRVEWAAWGYWDEHQFCGGRLEKAQGTLTTPNWPESDYPPGISCSWHIIAPPDQVVSLTFGKFDLEPDTYCRYDSVSVFNGAVSDDSKRLGKFCGDTVPGSISSEGNELLVQFVSDLSVTADGFSASYRTLPRGAVKEGPARSPEEGARPGPQLLGPSPKPGNRPKVKPESPPTEKKKASPQAEATPVGPNVPSITCPKQCRRTGTLQSNFCTSNLVVTATVKSMVRGPGEGLTVTVSLIGAYKTGGLDLPSPPTDTSLKFYVPCKQCPPMKKGVSYLLMGQVEENRGPVLPPESFVVLYRPNQDQILTNLSKRRCPSQPVPAAGSQT; encoded by the exons ATGCTGCCTGCTGCCACAGCCTCCCTCTTGGGGCCCCTCCTCACTGCCTGGGCCCTGCTGCCTTTTGCCCAGGGCCAGACCCCCAACTACACCAG ACCCGTGTTCCTGTGCGGAGGGGATGTGACTGGGGAATCAGGTTACGTGGCAAGTGAGGGTTTTCCCAACCTCTACCCCCCCAATAAGGAGTGCGTCTGGACAATAACG GTCCCCGAAGGCCAGACTGTGTCCCTTTCATTCCGAGTCTTCGACCTGGAGCTGCACCCCGCCTGCCGTTATGATGCTCTGGAGGTCTTTGCCGGGTCTGGAACCTCTGGCCAGCGGCTCGGACGCTTCTGCGGGACCTTCCGGCCGGCGCCCTTAGTCGCCCCTGGCAACCAGGTGACCCTGAGGATGACGGCGGATGAGGGCACTGGAGGACGAGGCTTCCTGCTCTGGTACAGCGGGCGGGCCACCTCAGGCACTG GCCCCCCCCCAGGCGCGAGGCGGAAATGGGTCACCGACCCACGGGTGGAATGGGCGGCCTGGGGTTACTGGGATG agcacCAATTTTGCGGGGGGCGGCTGGAGAAGGCCCAGGGAACCCTGACCACGCCCAACTGGCCCGAGTCTGATTACCCCCCGGGCATCAGCTGTTCCTGGCACATCATCGCGCCCCCGGACCAG GTGGTCTCATTGACCTTCGGGAAGTTTGACCTGGAGCCCGACACGTACTGCCGCTACGACTCGGTCAGCGTGTTCAACGGAGCCGTGAGCGACGACTCCAAGAGGCTGGGGAAGTTCTGCGGTGACACAGTCCCGGG TTCCATCTCCTCCGAAGGGAATGAGCTCCTCGTCCAGTTCGTCTCAGACCTCAGCGTCACAGCCGATGGCTTCTCAGCCTCCTACAGGACCCTGCCACGGGGCGCCGTCAAAGAAGGGCCTGCCCGGAGTCCAGAGGAGGGTGCCCGGCCAGGTCCCCAGCTCCTTGGCCCTAGCCCCAAGCCCGGAAACCGACCCAAAGTCAAGCCTGAATCCCCACctactgagaaaaagaaagcctcACCCCAGGCTGAGGCGACCCCGGTGGGCCCCA ATGTACCCAGTATCACCTGCCCAAAGCAGTGCCGGCGGACAGGCACTTTGCAGAGCAACTTCTGTACCAGCAACCTGG TGGTGACCGCAACAGTGAAGTCCATGGTTCGGGGTCCAGGGGAGGGCCTCACTGTCACTGTCAGTCTCATTGGTGCTTACAAAACCGGAGGCCTGGACCTGCCCTCTCCACCCACTGACACCTCCCTGAAGTTTTACGTGCCCTGCAAGCAATGCCCTCCCATGAAGAAAG gagtcAGTTATCTGCTGATGGGCCAGGTAGAAGAGAACAGAGGTCCCGTCCTTCCTCCAGAGAGCTTTGTGGTCCTCTACAGGCCCAACCAGGACCAGATCCTCACCAACCTCAGCAAGAGAAGGTGCCCTTCCCAGCCTGTTCCGGCTGCTGGGTCCCAGACCTGA
- the PCOLCE gene encoding procollagen C-endopeptidase enhancer 1 isoform X2 codes for MLPAATASLLGPLLTAWALLPFAQGQTPNYTRPVFLCGGDVTGESGYVASEGFPNLYPPNKECVWTITVPEGQTVSLSFRVFDLELHPACRYDALEVFAGSGTSGQRLGRFCGTFRPAPLVAPGNQVTLRMTADEGTGGRGFLLWYSGRATSGTEHQFCGGRLEKAQGTLTTPNWPESDYPPGISCSWHIIAPPDQVVSLTFGKFDLEPDTYCRYDSVSVFNGAVSDDSKRLGKFCGDTVPGSISSEGNELLVQFVSDLSVTADGFSASYRTLPRGAVKEGPARSPEEGARPGPQLLGPSPKPGNRPKVKPESPPTEKKKASPQAEATPVGPNVPSITCPKQCRRTGTLQSNFCTSNLVVTATVKSMVRGPGEGLTVTVSLIGAYKTGGLDLPSPPTDTSLKFYVPCKQCPPMKKGVSYLLMGQVEENRGPVLPPESFVVLYRPNQDQILTNLSKRRCPSQPVPAAGSQT; via the exons ATGCTGCCTGCTGCCACAGCCTCCCTCTTGGGGCCCCTCCTCACTGCCTGGGCCCTGCTGCCTTTTGCCCAGGGCCAGACCCCCAACTACACCAG ACCCGTGTTCCTGTGCGGAGGGGATGTGACTGGGGAATCAGGTTACGTGGCAAGTGAGGGTTTTCCCAACCTCTACCCCCCCAATAAGGAGTGCGTCTGGACAATAACG GTCCCCGAAGGCCAGACTGTGTCCCTTTCATTCCGAGTCTTCGACCTGGAGCTGCACCCCGCCTGCCGTTATGATGCTCTGGAGGTCTTTGCCGGGTCTGGAACCTCTGGCCAGCGGCTCGGACGCTTCTGCGGGACCTTCCGGCCGGCGCCCTTAGTCGCCCCTGGCAACCAGGTGACCCTGAGGATGACGGCGGATGAGGGCACTGGAGGACGAGGCTTCCTGCTCTGGTACAGCGGGCGGGCCACCTCAGGCACTG agcacCAATTTTGCGGGGGGCGGCTGGAGAAGGCCCAGGGAACCCTGACCACGCCCAACTGGCCCGAGTCTGATTACCCCCCGGGCATCAGCTGTTCCTGGCACATCATCGCGCCCCCGGACCAG GTGGTCTCATTGACCTTCGGGAAGTTTGACCTGGAGCCCGACACGTACTGCCGCTACGACTCGGTCAGCGTGTTCAACGGAGCCGTGAGCGACGACTCCAAGAGGCTGGGGAAGTTCTGCGGTGACACAGTCCCGGG TTCCATCTCCTCCGAAGGGAATGAGCTCCTCGTCCAGTTCGTCTCAGACCTCAGCGTCACAGCCGATGGCTTCTCAGCCTCCTACAGGACCCTGCCACGGGGCGCCGTCAAAGAAGGGCCTGCCCGGAGTCCAGAGGAGGGTGCCCGGCCAGGTCCCCAGCTCCTTGGCCCTAGCCCCAAGCCCGGAAACCGACCCAAAGTCAAGCCTGAATCCCCACctactgagaaaaagaaagcctcACCCCAGGCTGAGGCGACCCCGGTGGGCCCCA ATGTACCCAGTATCACCTGCCCAAAGCAGTGCCGGCGGACAGGCACTTTGCAGAGCAACTTCTGTACCAGCAACCTGG TGGTGACCGCAACAGTGAAGTCCATGGTTCGGGGTCCAGGGGAGGGCCTCACTGTCACTGTCAGTCTCATTGGTGCTTACAAAACCGGAGGCCTGGACCTGCCCTCTCCACCCACTGACACCTCCCTGAAGTTTTACGTGCCCTGCAAGCAATGCCCTCCCATGAAGAAAG gagtcAGTTATCTGCTGATGGGCCAGGTAGAAGAGAACAGAGGTCCCGTCCTTCCTCCAGAGAGCTTTGTGGTCCTCTACAGGCCCAACCAGGACCAGATCCTCACCAACCTCAGCAAGAGAAGGTGCCCTTCCCAGCCTGTTCCGGCTGCTGGGTCCCAGACCTGA
- the MOSPD3 gene encoding motile sperm domain-containing protein 3 produces the protein MRRGAPQDQELVGPGAPGRGSRGAPPPSVPVIPVLVFPPDLVFRADQRSGPRQLLTLYNPTGAALRFRVLCTAPAKYTVFDAEGYVKPQSCIDIVIRHVSPIPSHYDVQDRFRIELSEEGAEGRVVGRKDITSVLRAPAYSLELQEQSNPMPHPGPPSWTAPPTARHLPEKSHSQLATSSFLLFLLTGIVSVAFLLLPLQDELGSQLPQILHVSMGQKLVAAYILGLLTMVFLRT, from the exons ATGCGCCGCGGGGCGCCCCAGGACCAGGAGCTCGTGGGTCCGGGGGCTCCTGGGCGGGGATCCCGGGGCGCCCCTCCTCCCTCGGTACCTGTTATCCCGGTCCTCGTCTTTCCCCCGGATCTAGTATTCAGAGCGGACCAACGGAGCGGACCCCGGCAGCTGCTGACCCTCTATAACCCCACGGGAGCTGCGCTTCGCTTCCGAG TTCTGTGCACAGCACCTGCCAAGTACACAGTGTTTGATGCAGAAGGATATGTGAAGCCTCAGTCCTGCATTGACAT TGTGATTCGCCACGTGTCCCCCATTCCCAGCCACTATGACGTCCAGGACCGCTTCCGCATTGAGCTGTCTGAGGAGGGGGCTGAGGGCCGAGTGGTGGGGCGCAAGGACATCACCTCGGTTCTGAGGGCGCCAGCGTACTCCCTTGAACTTCAGGAACAATCCAACCCAATGCCCCACCCAGGACCTCCTTCCTGGACAGCACCACCCACAGCCAGACACCTCCCAGAAA AATCCCACTCGCAACTGGCCACcagctccttcctcctcttcttgcTGACGGGCATAGTCTCGGTGGCCTTCCTTCTGCTCCCGCTCCAGGATGAACTCGGCAGCCAGCTGCCCCAAATCCTTCACGTCTCCATGGGACAAAAGTTGGTGGCAGCCTACATCTTGG GTCTGCTCACCATGGTTTTCCTGCGGACCTGA